CGGGCTCGATGGAAAAGAAGAAGCGTGAGGGCTATTTCTGATGAACGCTGTATTGAAACCCTCTGTAACAAGTGCAGCCGTCAGCGATTTTCTCGCCGATCAGGAACGCAAGACGCTGCTCCGCTTTCTCACCTGCGGTTCGGTCGACGATGGTAAGTCCACGCTGATCGGGCGACTTCTCTATGACACAAAGCTGATCTTTGAGGACCAGCTGGCGACGCTGAAGAACGACAGCCGTAAATTCGGCACCACGGATGACGATTTCGACTTTGCGCTGCTGGTCGATGGTCTGGAAGCCGAACGCGAACAGGGCATTACTATCGATGTAGCCTATCGCTTTTTCTCAACCCCACGCCGCAAGTTCATCGTGGCCGACACGCCGGGCCATGCGCAATATACGCGCAACATGGCGACAGGTGCTTCGACGGCCGATCTTGCGGTGGTGCTGATCGATGCGCGGCAGGGCGTGCTGACACAGACCCGCCGCCATAGCTTCATCGCTTCGCTATTAGGCATCCGGCACATTGTCGTGGCCGTCAACAAGATCGATCTGGTTGATTTCTCAAAAGATGCTTTTGATCGTATTGTTGCTGATTATATGAGCTTCGCCAAAGATTTGGGCTTTGCCAGCATTCAGGCAATCCCGCTGTCGGCACGCTTTGGCGATAATGTCAGTAGCCCCTCATCGCGCATTGGCTGGTATGAAGGCCCCTATCTGCTGGAACATCTGGAAACAGTGCGTCTTGAAGCGGATAGTATCGGCAAGCCGTTCCGCTTCCCGGTGCAGTATGTGAACCGGCCAAACCTCGATTTCCGCGGTTTTGCAGGCACGGTTGCCTCAGGGTCGATTGCCGAGGGCGATACGGTCGTGGTTGCAAAGTCGGGCAAGCAATCGAAGGTTAAGCGCATCGCTACCTATGATGGCGATTTGGCTCGCGCAACCGAAGGGCAGGCGGTGACGCTGGTTCTCGAAGACGAGATCGAAGTCTCTCGTGGCAACATGCTGGTGGGTGCAGAAGCGCGCCCGGAAGTGGCGGATCGTTTCAGCGCCAATATTGTGTGGTTCGGTGAAGAGGCCTTGCAGCCGGGGCGCTCCTATCTGCTGCGTACCGAAACCGACCAGACGCCGGTGACGATCAGCGAGATTAAATATCGCACTGACGTCAATACTTTTGCGCGGGAAGAAGCGACACGACTTGACCTCAATGAAGTTGGTCTCTGCCATCTTCAGACAGCGGACCAGATCGTTTTCGATCCCTATTCGGACAATCGCGTGACGGGTGCTTTCGTGCTGATTGATCGGCTCACCAATGCAACGGTGGGTGCTGGCATGATCGATCAGGCACTGCGTCAGGCAACGAATGTGCATTTGCAGGCTTTCGATCTCGACAAACAGGCGCGGGCTGCGCAGAAATTCCAGAAACCGGCTGTGCTTTGGTTCACAGGTCTGTCCGCTTCGGGGAAATCCACCATCGCCAATCGGCTTGAACAGCGGCTTCATGCGCTTGGCAAGCACACCTATCTGCTGGATGGCGATAATGTCCGTCATGGCCTTAACAGCGATCTTGGTTTCTCTGATGAAGACCGGGCTGAGAATATCCGCCGCGTTGGCGAGGTAGCGGGTCTTATGGCCGATGCCGGGCTGATTACGCTGGTTTCGTTCATTTCGCCGTTCCGTTCCGAACGCGATCGTGTGCGGTCGCGTTTGCCGGAGGGTGAATTCATCGAAATCTTCGTCGATACGCCGATTGAGGAATGCATGGCGCGTGATCCAAAGGGGCTTTATGCGCAGGCTCTACGTGGTGAGATCAAGGCTTTCACAGGCATAGACTCACCCTATGAAGCACCGCTTTCGCCGGAGCTGCATCTCAACACTGCAGGTCGTGACATTGACGAACTGGTCGCGGAAGTGGAAAAGTATCTGGCCGAGCGTGGTGTTATCGGCAGCTATGGCAGTGATTCCTGGTCGATTTGAGAAATGACAACAGCAGCCTTCCCTAAAGCCGATCCGAACGGCAAAGCTTTGCTGAGCCTTCTCGAGGATGCAGCCCTTGAGGCTGGTCGCGTCATTATCAAACATTACACGGATGGTTGTGCGGTCCATTCCAAGAAGGATCAGTCGCCGGTAACGGAAGCGGATCAGGCGGCAGAAGCTGTAATCCTAACTGCTCTTGCATCGGTTGCACCAAGCATTCCGGTGGTGGCCGAGGAAGAAGCGGCTGCAGGCCGTCTGCCTGCACATCTGGGCCGGAAATTCTTTCTGATCGATCCGCTTGACGGTACGCGCGAGTTTCTGCTGCGTAATGGCGATTTCACGGTGAATATCGCACTTATTGAGGATGGAGTGCCGGTGCTGGGCCTTGTCTATGCGCCTGTGCGCAACCTGCTTTATGTGGGGAGCCGTGAGGGTGCAAAGGAAGCGGCAACATCTGCCGACCATCAGATTATAAGCAGGCGCCCGATTGCCGCTCGCATCGCGCCATCTGAAAAGGTTGTGGTGTGCAGTCGGTCCCATCTGACATCTGAAACCGAGGAGTTCCTGAAACTCAATCACAGTGGCAAATGCATGTCTGTAGGTTCATCGCTCAAATTCTGCATGATCGCACGCGGGGAGGCGGATCTCTACCCACGCTTTGGCCCGACAATGGAGTGGGATACGGCAGCAGGTGACGCAGTTCTGCGTGCAGCCGGTGGCATGACGACGACTTTCGACGGAAAGCCAATGATCTATGGCGCACGTTCTGACGGAACTGTGAAAGGCTTTTCCAACCCGGATTTCGTTGCATTCGGTGCTGGGGAAGCACCTGTTTTTGCCTGAAATAAGACTGCTTTCGCATCGATAAGCCAGCTAAACACACGATCTTACAAAATAGCTTAAAAAAAGCCGCTTGATCCCCTTGCGGCTTGAAAACAGCGGCGCTATAAGCCGCTCACAGCCGGACCACAGAGTCTCGGTTTTGATGGTCACGGAGCGTAGCGCAGCCTGGTAGCGCACCTGATTTGGGATCAGGGGGTCGGAGGTTCGAATCCTCTCGCTCCGACCATTTTCTCCCTTAGAATAATTGCTTAAATGGATTTTTCGAAGACGGACATTCGCATGAATTGGCCGTCATATTCTGCAATTTCGACCAGCCGTTGCCTGTCGAGAATTTCGACCTTGTAAGATCGAAACATCACCAGACCTTCCTCTCGAAGCTCACGCATCATCCGATTAAGGTGAATTGGCGTCAGGCCCAGTGCGTCTGCAAGCTGGTACTGGGTCAGTGGGCAATAAAACGAGTCTGCATCACCCATTCCGCATGATTTAACGCGGTCAGACAGCTCCAGCAAAAGATGTGCAGTACGGACAAAAGCACTTCGGCAGCCAATATTTGTCAGATGTTCAATGAGCATGGAGCGTTGTCGTGAAAGCAGCTCAATGAAAATCATGCTCAGGCGCGGGATTTGCCAGATTGTTTCTTCGAGAGATGACAGTGGTATTTCATAAAGCGACATCGGGGTAATCGATTTGATCGTGTTGTAGCTGTAACCGTCGCCGGTTCTCAGTCCCACGAAATCGCACCGCATGGGAAAGTCTATAATTTGACGTTCCCCGCTCGACAGGTCTCGATAAACACAGCCCCATCCCGAACGAACCAGATGGATGCTCCTGATGGTGGCTCCCTGTTCGATAATCACGGCATCGGCGGGATAGCTACTCTCGGAAAGAACGAGAGATTGTAGGGACTGTTTTTCCTGCGCGTTTAATTTGGCCAGAATTGGAGGGGATTCCAATAAACTAACCAGGCCGTCGATCATCAGGGCGGTGGTGTTCTGATTACCACTATGCATTCGCTGCCTATGCCCAACGAAAGTTATAGACTCTATAACCTTCTGTTCCCGAAGTCGTTCTTATGGCGAGTACATTTTTTTATAAAGTGCTAACATAAGTTAATGACACGTTTATTTGATGATAGCAATATTTAGACCAGTGTTCATCGGGATTAGCAATAAAATTCCTAATAAACTAGCGCAGTTTTTGGCATGACTAGTGTTTTGTGTTGAATACAAACCTGAGTAACAGGGGATACTAAGCAATGTTGGAAATGAGAGAACGGTACTCATGGGCATCACCTAGCGGTGTGAGCGATGGATCTGCCATTGTGGCAAATGAACGGATGCAGGGCGGAGAATATGCAGCCGGATTGCCTTTGCAGGATGAGCCTCATCTTATGCTTGTCTGTAAAAGCAATCTGGAGCGAGAGTGTATCTTTAACGGGCTCATGATGAATGGGCTTAAACTGCCCGTTGTGAGCTTCGCGTCAGTCGATAGAAACATGCCGCTGAATGGCGCTATTGTTGTGCTCATGCATATCGGTTCCAAACGTTTGGCAGATCCCTTCTTCTCGGATGAAGTGGAAGCGGCAATCAAGGCCTGGGCTCCGATCCCGTTGGTATTGCTGGCAGAGCGGGAGGAGTGGTCGCAGGTTTTGCGCGCGATGGAGATCGGTGCGCGTGGCTATATTCCAACATCAGTCGATATCAAGATCTGCGTTGAAGCCATTCATTTGGCACTTGCAGGTGGGATGTATGTGCCAGCGTCCATGCTGATGAAACCTCCTTCGGAGGACATGAGCGACGATGTACTGGGCGAACTGTTGACCATGCGCGAGATCGAAGTGGTTCATGCGATCCGGGTGGGGAAGTCGAACAAGATCATCGCTTTTGAACTTGGCATGAGCGAAGGCACAGTCAAAGCCCATGTTCATAATATTATGAGAAAGATAGGTGCAGCAAATCGCACAGAAGTCGCCTGTAAGCTTCACAAGATGTACGGCAATAAGTTCAGCGGAGAATAACGTAATCAGCATGCATATATGTGATTTTTGGGATCTATGAAGCGTCGGACTGACATGATCAGCCGGCGCTTCATAGTTTTCAAGGCGCATATAATGCACAGCCGGCGGCATATTCAGAAGAAAGGGTAGGGGCAGATTTTCACCTGCCCCTACAGAATGAGAGCGGGTATCCTTTGAGGGGACTCTCATTCTTTTCTGAGCGGAAGAACGCGGCGTAACGGTCTTCCGCTGCTGTCATTTGAGTTGGTTGAATAGTCTGTCGAGCCTTTGGAACGATGGTTTTCGCTCAACAGGTATGTGATCCAACTCCATTCATGGGCGAAGGCTAATGCTGCCGGACGACCCACCAGAGGTGGTGCCAAAGGCGGTGCCCGCTGAGCTGCCACCGAAAAACCCGGTTCCCGACTGCGCCATGGCCGCAGTCTGACCGCCGGAGCCGGAAGTGAAATAGCCCGAACCAATACCGGCGCTTGCGCCGTAATGACCCATCTTGCCGCCAAGCCCGACGACTGTGCCTTTTCCTTCCGCCCAGCCTGTTGTTGCAGCCTGTCCTGCCGCAGTCGAACCTGCACCAAACGCGAAGCCGCCAGTTACGCCAGAACCTGCGCCACTGGCGCCCCCAAAACTACCATTCCAGTTGACCGTTTGTGCTGCAGCGGGCAAGGCGCCAGCCGCGAGAAGTGCAATAGATGCGATGATGATTTTCTTCACGATGAACTCCTCCTGTTCTGACAAAATCGGGTCAAACCCCTTCTGCCAGGCATATCCCGACGATATACCCCGCTACCCATTCGGTGACGGGTCATTGCATATGAGTAAAAGGCTGTATCGGCGATGTGTGTTCGCGTGGAGCAATCATTGGTTCGTGAATAAGCATCGGTTCAAAAAAGCTTCAAACCGATGCTTTAAGTCGCTCCAGATCTACATAATCGGTCCCGGACAATGCCAGGCCCGGCTATTGCCTTCTGTTGTACGCAGAACGCATCCTTTGGCGCGCAGTTGATCGGAACTCAAGCCAAGTGCCTTTGCCGAGTAAGTACGCTTGCGGCTGGCAATTGGTGGTGATGCCGTCGTTCCGGTTGAGCTTGCGGGGATTGCCGCTGGCTCTTCGTTGG
The Ochrobactrum sp. BTU1 DNA segment above includes these coding regions:
- the cysN gene encoding sulfate adenylyltransferase subunit CysN, whose amino-acid sequence is MNAVLKPSVTSAAVSDFLADQERKTLLRFLTCGSVDDGKSTLIGRLLYDTKLIFEDQLATLKNDSRKFGTTDDDFDFALLVDGLEAEREQGITIDVAYRFFSTPRRKFIVADTPGHAQYTRNMATGASTADLAVVLIDARQGVLTQTRRHSFIASLLGIRHIVVAVNKIDLVDFSKDAFDRIVADYMSFAKDLGFASIQAIPLSARFGDNVSSPSSRIGWYEGPYLLEHLETVRLEADSIGKPFRFPVQYVNRPNLDFRGFAGTVASGSIAEGDTVVVAKSGKQSKVKRIATYDGDLARATEGQAVTLVLEDEIEVSRGNMLVGAEARPEVADRFSANIVWFGEEALQPGRSYLLRTETDQTPVTISEIKYRTDVNTFAREEATRLDLNEVGLCHLQTADQIVFDPYSDNRVTGAFVLIDRLTNATVGAGMIDQALRQATNVHLQAFDLDKQARAAQKFQKPAVLWFTGLSASGKSTIANRLEQRLHALGKHTYLLDGDNVRHGLNSDLGFSDEDRAENIRRVGEVAGLMADAGLITLVSFISPFRSERDRVRSRLPEGEFIEIFVDTPIEECMARDPKGLYAQALRGEIKAFTGIDSPYEAPLSPELHLNTAGRDIDELVAEVEKYLAERGVIGSYGSDSWSI
- the cysQ gene encoding 3'(2'),5'-bisphosphate nucleotidase CysQ, whose protein sequence is MTTAAFPKADPNGKALLSLLEDAALEAGRVIIKHYTDGCAVHSKKDQSPVTEADQAAEAVILTALASVAPSIPVVAEEEAAAGRLPAHLGRKFFLIDPLDGTREFLLRNGDFTVNIALIEDGVPVLGLVYAPVRNLLYVGSREGAKEAATSADHQIISRRPIAARIAPSEKVVVCSRSHLTSETEEFLKLNHSGKCMSVGSSLKFCMIARGEADLYPRFGPTMEWDTAAGDAVLRAAGGMTTTFDGKPMIYGARSDGTVKGFSNPDFVAFGAGEAPVFA
- a CDS encoding Crp/Fnr family transcriptional regulator produces the protein MHSGNQNTTALMIDGLVSLLESPPILAKLNAQEKQSLQSLVLSESSYPADAVIIEQGATIRSIHLVRSGWGCVYRDLSSGERQIIDFPMRCDFVGLRTGDGYSYNTIKSITPMSLYEIPLSSLEETIWQIPRLSMIFIELLSRQRSMLIEHLTNIGCRSAFVRTAHLLLELSDRVKSCGMGDADSFYCPLTQYQLADALGLTPIHLNRMMRELREEGLVMFRSYKVEILDRQRLVEIAEYDGQFMRMSVFEKSI
- a CDS encoding response regulator transcription factor, with the translated sequence MLEMRERYSWASPSGVSDGSAIVANERMQGGEYAAGLPLQDEPHLMLVCKSNLERECIFNGLMMNGLKLPVVSFASVDRNMPLNGAIVVLMHIGSKRLADPFFSDEVEAAIKAWAPIPLVLLAEREEWSQVLRAMEIGARGYIPTSVDIKICVEAIHLALAGGMYVPASMLMKPPSEDMSDDVLGELLTMREIEVVHAIRVGKSNKIIAFELGMSEGTVKAHVHNIMRKIGAANRTEVACKLHKMYGNKFSGE